From the Lolium rigidum isolate FL_2022 chromosome 2, APGP_CSIRO_Lrig_0.1, whole genome shotgun sequence genome, one window contains:
- the LOC124688069 gene encoding histone H4, whose translation MSGRGKGGKGLGKGGAKRHRKVLRDNIQGITKPAIRRLARRGGVKRISGLIYEETRGVLKIFLENVIRDAVTYTEHARRKTVTAMDVVYALKRQGRTLYGFGG comes from the coding sequence ATGTCCGGCCgcggcaagggaggcaagggCCTGGGCAAGGGCGGCGCGAAGCGCCACCGCAAGGTGCTCCGCGACAACATCCAGGGCATCACCAAGCCGGCCATCCGGCGCCTGGCCCGCCGCGGCGGCGTCAAGCGCATCTCGGGGCTCATCTACGAGGAGACCCGCGGCGTGCTCAAGATcttcctcgagaacgtcatccgcgacgCCGTCACCTACACCGAGCACGCGCGCCGCAAGACCGTCACCGCCATGGACGTCGTCTACGCGCTCAAGCGCCAGGGACGCACCCTCTACGGCTTCGGCGGCTGA
- the LOC124688070 gene encoding uncharacterized protein LOC124688070 — translation MACAGSARKVSAVLYHYPCPDGAFAALAAHLYFSAAALPVRFFPNTVYDPIRSDGLPFDEIKDVYLLDFVGPPGFVADIAPKVQSVTILDHHKTALESLCGRATLGENVNKVIDMQRSGATIAFDYFSNKLLTEASTSRNHGSGNAVTEVKYLPDNKLEMVHKLFKLIEDGDLWRWTIPNSKAFSSGLKDLDIEFNVNENGKLFDQLLELDPEQVISRGQVTLSQKQTLIADCLEKSYEIALGCGQFGNCLAVNADAIAKLRSELGNQLADKSRNLNLRAIGAVVYKVPELNNDQMLKISLRSLGQEDTTSISQEYGGGGHRNASSFLLSVAEFERWKVGAEPSNPETA, via the exons ATGGCCTGCGCTGGGTCCGCGCGGAAGGTGTCCGCCGTGCTGTACCACTACCCGTGCCCGGACGGCGCATTCGCTGCGCTCGCCGCCCACCTCtacttctccgccgccgccctccccgtccgcttcttccccaacaccgtctacgacccCATCAG GAGCGATGGTCTTCcgtttgatgaaatcaaagatgTTTACCTGCTTGATTTCGTAGGGCCTCCTGGTTTTGTTGCTGATATAGCCCCGAAGGTTCAGAG TGTAACAATCTTAGACCATCATAAGACTGCCTTGGAAAGTCTGTGTGGGAGGGCTACACTTGGGGAAAATGTGAATAAGGTGATTGACATGCAACGCAGTGGAGCAACAATTGCGTTTGACTACTTTAGCAACAAATTGCTGACAGAAGCTAGTACTTCACGGAACCATGGAAGTGGTAATGCTGTAACTGAAGTGAAATATCTACCTGACAACAAGCTTGAGATGGTACACAAGCTCTTCAAGCTTATTGAGGACGGAGATCTATGGAGGTGGACTATTCCAAATAGCAAGGCCTTTAGCAGTGGCCTTAAAGATCTGGACATTGAATTCAATGTCAATGAAAATGGAAAGTTGTTTGATCAG CTGCTGGAGTTGGATCCTGAACAAGTGATTTCTAGGGGACAAGTAACATTATCGCAGAAGCAAACATTGATTGCCGATTGTTTAGAGAAGTCCTATGAAATTGCACTAGGATGTGGGCAGTTTGGCAATTGTCTG GCTGTCAATGCCGATGCTATTGCGAAGTTGAGAAGTGAACTCGGAAACCAGCTAGCTGACAAGAGTCGGAATTTGAATCTGAG AGCTATTGGCGCGGTGGTATATAAAGTTCCTGAGTTGAATAATGACCAGATGCTAAAAATTAGTCTCAGAAGTTTGGGTCAAGAAGACACAACTTCTATCTCTCAG GAATACGGTGGTGGGGGGCATCGAAACGCAAGCTCGTTCCTGTTGAGTGTTGCAGAATTTGAGAGGTGGAAGGTTGGAGCTGAACCTTCCAACCCTGAAACTGCCTAG
- the LOC124690533 gene encoding uncharacterized protein LOC124690533, producing the protein MAGRRRTSPALGPLDDEDLLAEILIRLPPKPSSLPRASLVCRRWRNFATDSAFRRRFRTHHRRPPILGVFEECARKLKFRPLLDPPDRIPSDRFSLDLSAYGFFSWSVLGCRHGRVLLLNRTENALLVFEPVSGDTHRILVPPVFTRDGSTDASAAVLCAAGDDQDHVHGDCHTSPFMVVMVGTDKRAQVAVARVYYRESGMWGDLISSAEPCAGYVGHRHCTLIGNALYWCLYGTGDDGILKFDLDHQSLTVISKPPTCPIDSQIQIIRGEDGGLGLAILSYPSFQLWEHMVDCHGVDTWVPRKTIEMDEMLGRKADHTHIVGYAEDADAIFMSMHKPSDSDPFRRVLAIVQLESMKVENHHGTCDQNTAYHPFTNFYTAGTARA; encoded by the exons atggccggccgccgccgtacTTCGCCGGCGTTGGGGCCGCTGGACGACGAAGATCTCCTGGCCGAGATACTCATCCGCCTGCCCCCGAAGCCCTCCTCTCTCCCACGGGCATCCCTCGTCTGCAGGCGCTGGCGGAACTTCGCCACCGACTCCGCCTTCCGCCGCCGCTTCCGCACCCACCACCGGAGGCCCCCCATCCTGGGCGTCTTCGAGGAGTGCGCCAGGAAACTCAAGTTCAGGCCTCTGCTCGACCCTCCCGACCGCATCCCTTCCGACCGCTTCTCCCTAGATCTCAGCGCCTACGGGTTTTTCAGCTGGAGCGTCCTCGGGTGCCGCCATGgacgcgtcctcctcctcaaccggaCGGAAAATGCTCTCCTCGTGTTTGAGCCTGTCTCGGGAGACACACACCGCATCCTCGTTCCGCCGGTGTTCACCCGAGATGGTTCCACCGACGCCTCTGCGGCGGTGCTCTGCGCTGCCGGCGACGACCAGGACCACGTGCACGGAGACTGCCACACCAGCCCCTTCATGGTGGTCATGGTAGGCACCGATAAGCGTGCTCAGGTAGCCGTCGCCCGGGTGTACTACCGAGAAAGTGGCATGTGGGGAGACCTCATCTCGTCGGCCGAGCCATGTGCCGGCTATGTTGGCCATCGACACTGCACCCTCATCGGCAATGCTCTTTACTGGTGCCTATATGGAACGGGTGACGATGGAATACTCAAGTTCGATTTGGATCATCAGAGCCTCACTGTGATCAGCAAGCCTCCTACTTGCCCCATTGATAGCCAAATCCAGATCATCCGGGGAGAGGATGGTGGTCTTGGCCTTGCCATATTGTCGTACCCGAGTTTCCAATTGTGGGAGCACATGGTCGATTGTCACGGTGTTGACACATGGGTGCCGCGGAAGACCATTGAAATGGACGAGATGCTTGGTCGGAAGGCTGATCATACACATATAGTGGGGTATGCTGAGGATGCCGATGCAATTTTTATGTCTATGCACAAACCTTCGGACAGTGACCCCTTCAGACGCGTCCTTGCCATCGTTCAACTTGAGTCAATGAAAGTCGAGAATCATCATGGAACCTGCGATCAGAATACCGCCTATCATCCGTTCACAAACTTCTATACTGCCG GCACTGCTAGAGCGTGA